Proteins co-encoded in one Nitrospirota bacterium genomic window:
- a CDS encoding Ig-like domain-containing protein: MKKRSYLILFCLLAVLSTLNACPGRKGPDRPPDTIPPAVSDTAPRNLDTNVAPNAAISVTFSEPVLAGTVQFGLALVNGGGSVPCTMSYSGNAAVCTPDQPLEYSTAYQATVSGARDMSGNQMAGEYQWNFTTSASPDTTPPRVVEVQPAKDTTSASSTSAVSIIFSEPMDPTTISESTVLLSTFATGSALVGTVSYNGALSAATFVPGILLAHNTDYLVTVGTNARDLAKNKMTNAFTSRFRTAAADDATPPSVTAMYPAPNAANADVDTPITVTFSEPMSAETITPGNVLVSEGTSTIPIPVDIKLIGTTVVVTPIKPLKFSTVYTVTVPAAVTDLAGHPMATDFASSFTTIAQSPDNVQPYVLSTFPANGDSSVPVYRQVVALFSETMLASSITPATFLLMGPNGIVSGQITVTGALAALTPDQPLDPATQYTAVVTSGVTDLVGNSLTPPAGISWSFTTEPVETHTITATAGSNGHISPSGAITVGYDTSKAFSITPNTGYHIFDVQVDGSSVGSAPTYTFNNVTADHTISAFFQINTYTVTPSAGTNGGINPSVPQTVNYNTTTQFTVTPSAGYNTVMGGTCGGALVGNTYTTNAVKNDCTVTALFSLGTVTVTSSVSGGNGSISPNGAQAVPYGSTPSFTLTPLTGYHASVGGTCGGTLSPDGLTFTTNPAIASCTVIASFSINTFTIATSVSGGTGTVTPVNPSVNSGGNQTISITPGTGYHITDVQVDGSSAGVPTSVTFNNVTTNHTVSALFTLNTLTITSSATGNGTVTPLGPTPVLYGGSQTFTFTPNSPAYVIASVVVDGISQGLPNSWTFNNVTINHTISVTFQLGTNLITATSGTNGTINSNGTIVSAGSSQDFLISSGGTRTFTFVPNTGYLISNVQVDGVSQGAISSYTFTNVMANHTISAFFAAKTVATVTLGSLNQVYNGAPQVATATTTPAGLNVTFTYNGSSTAPTNAGNYAVVGTINDPTYQGSASGTLVISKATATVTLGSLNQTYDGTQKSASATTNPVGLSVTFTYNGLPTAPAVAGNYNVVGTVNDANYQGSAIGTLAIAKAATSVTWANPSAITYGTALSGTQLNATPSVAGNLVYTPASGTILNAGT; the protein is encoded by the coding sequence ATGAAAAAACGATCTTACCTCATCCTATTCTGCCTGCTGGCGGTACTGTCCACGCTCAACGCCTGCCCCGGAAGGAAAGGGCCGGACAGGCCGCCCGACACGATACCGCCCGCTGTGTCGGACACGGCCCCGCGCAATCTGGACACGAATGTCGCGCCGAATGCCGCCATCAGCGTTACCTTCAGTGAGCCGGTGCTTGCCGGTACCGTCCAGTTCGGGCTCGCCCTGGTGAACGGCGGGGGAAGCGTGCCCTGCACCATGAGCTACAGCGGAAACGCCGCCGTCTGCACACCCGACCAGCCGCTGGAATACAGTACGGCGTACCAGGCCACGGTCAGCGGCGCAAGAGATATGTCGGGCAATCAGATGGCCGGCGAGTATCAGTGGAACTTCACGACGTCCGCTTCACCGGACACGACGCCGCCCCGGGTCGTCGAAGTCCAGCCGGCCAAGGATACCACAAGTGCCAGTTCCACCTCGGCCGTTTCCATCATCTTCAGCGAGCCCATGGACCCGACCACGATATCAGAGTCGACGGTATTGCTCAGCACGTTCGCAACGGGGTCCGCGCTCGTCGGTACCGTATCGTATAACGGGGCTTTATCCGCCGCAACATTCGTTCCGGGGATCCTACTTGCACACAATACGGACTACCTCGTCACCGTCGGAACAAACGCGCGGGATCTCGCAAAGAACAAGATGACGAACGCCTTCACGTCTCGCTTCAGGACGGCAGCTGCAGACGACGCGACGCCGCCGTCAGTCACTGCGATGTATCCGGCCCCCAACGCAGCAAACGCGGACGTGGATACGCCGATAACCGTTACGTTCAGCGAGCCGATGAGTGCGGAAACCATCACGCCCGGTAATGTTCTGGTGAGCGAAGGAACCTCCACCATTCCCATCCCCGTCGATATCAAGCTGATCGGGACCACGGTCGTGGTTACCCCGATCAAGCCGCTCAAGTTTTCTACTGTCTACACCGTGACGGTCCCCGCAGCGGTCACGGACCTTGCGGGCCACCCGATGGCGACCGATTTTGCATCGAGCTTTACGACCATCGCGCAGTCTCCCGACAACGTGCAGCCTTACGTGCTGTCCACGTTCCCGGCCAACGGAGACAGCTCTGTGCCGGTCTACCGCCAGGTGGTCGCCCTGTTCAGCGAAACGATGCTGGCAAGCTCGATCACACCGGCCACATTCCTGCTCATGGGCCCAAACGGGATCGTCTCGGGCCAGATCACCGTGACGGGCGCCCTGGCAGCATTGACCCCCGATCAGCCCCTGGATCCCGCCACCCAGTACACAGCCGTGGTAACGTCGGGTGTCACCGATCTCGTAGGGAACTCCCTCACACCTCCGGCAGGCATTTCGTGGAGCTTTACGACCGAGCCGGTCGAGACACACACGATCACGGCGACGGCGGGCTCCAATGGGCACATCAGCCCTTCCGGGGCGATCACGGTGGGCTACGATACCTCCAAAGCGTTCTCGATCACGCCGAACACCGGCTACCATATTTTCGACGTCCAGGTGGATGGCAGCTCGGTCGGCTCCGCACCGACATATACGTTCAACAACGTTACCGCCGACCATACGATCAGCGCCTTCTTCCAGATCAACACCTATACGGTGACGCCGTCTGCCGGCACGAATGGGGGCATCAACCCGAGTGTTCCGCAGACGGTGAACTACAACACAACAACGCAGTTCACAGTGACGCCGAGCGCCGGCTACAACACGGTCATGGGCGGGACCTGCGGCGGCGCGCTCGTCGGGAACACGTATACGACGAACGCGGTCAAGAACGACTGCACGGTCACGGCGCTCTTTTCGCTCGGCACTGTGACGGTAACATCATCGGTCAGTGGAGGCAACGGGAGTATCAGCCCGAATGGCGCCCAGGCAGTGCCCTACGGCTCTACGCCCTCCTTTACGCTCACACCGCTTACGGGATACCATGCGTCTGTTGGCGGGACGTGCGGCGGAACGCTGTCCCCAGACGGACTCACTTTCACGACGAATCCCGCAATAGCCAGCTGCACTGTGATAGCGAGCTTCTCGATCAACACGTTCACCATTGCGACATCGGTCTCCGGCGGCACCGGCACCGTTACCCCGGTCAACCCCTCGGTGAATTCAGGTGGAAACCAGACAATCTCGATCACACCCGGCACGGGATACCATATTACCGACGTACAGGTGGACGGTTCTTCAGCCGGCGTTCCTACGAGCGTCACATTCAACAACGTCACGACCAACCACACCGTCAGCGCACTCTTTACGCTGAACACCCTGACGATCACATCATCGGCGACGGGGAACGGCACTGTCACTCCTTTAGGGCCGACTCCGGTGCTTTACGGTGGGAGCCAGACGTTCACCTTCACACCCAATTCCCCCGCATACGTCATAGCGTCAGTGGTTGTTGACGGTATATCGCAAGGATTGCCAAACTCGTGGACCTTCAATAATGTAACGATAAACCATACCATTTCGGTGACCTTCCAGCTCGGCACCAACCTTATTACGGCAACGTCGGGCACCAACGGCACTATCAACTCGAATGGCACGATCGTCTCGGCCGGATCGTCACAGGACTTTCTGATAAGTTCCGGAGGCACAAGGACGTTCACGTTTGTTCCGAATACGGGTTACCTCATTTCTAATGTGCAGGTGGACGGTGTTTCGCAGGGCGCCATATCAAGCTACACCTTCACCAACGTGATGGCCAACCATACGATCAGTGCGTTCTTCGCGGCGAAGACCGTTGCAACGGTCACGCTCGGCAGCCTCAACCAGGTCTATAACGGAGCACCGCAAGTGGCAACGGCAACGACAACTCCGGCAGGTTTGAACGTGACCTTCACCTATAACGGGAGTAGCACGGCGCCGACGAACGCGGGCAACTATGCGGTAGTGGGCACTATCAACGATCCAACATACCAGGGGAGCGCATCCGGCACACTGGTCATCAGCAAGGCGACTGCAACGGTCACGCTCGGAAGCCTCAATCAGACCTATGACGGAACGCAGAAATCAGCCTCGGCAACGACGAATCCAGTCGGGCTGAGCGTCACCTTCACCTACAATGGCCTCCCGACAGCTCCAGCGGTTGCCGGAAATTATAATGTTGTGGGCACCGTCAATGACGCCAACTACCAGGGGAGCGCAATCGGCACGCTCGCCATCGCGAAGGCTGCAACCAGCGTCACCTGGGCGAATCCCTCTGCGATAACCTACGGCACTGCGCTGAGCGGCACTCAGCTGAATGCCACGCCGAGCGTCGCCGGCAATCTTGTATATACGCCGGCCTCGGGTACTATCCTGAATGCCGGAACC
- a CDS encoding TIGR03016 family PEP-CTERM system-associated outer membrane protein, translated as MSVLSRSLAIAAVVLATLLLPGGLAMAENHFLASLTVSEEYNDNIFLAPRGCTPPCADTSKVEFDFITKALPAVSMTYRAPLWDWDVSLAYNYWYYALSGFHNDKSFDASLTNETRLVRDLLFFAVRDTYNRVSLDITQDYTKQSTFVNQSDQNFLSATPYITLHVDDRTTVNAGYEYQNIWYKEPEVVNSEVTGTLPVQAAGTAINKVNHITHAEMVRSLSSQMTMTLSAIYTKDENKIENYDMSTLEGGLRYEYLDGSSLIGKFGYIWLHPAIQDSSTQPYGKIAFTHQFPKFLFNFESGLIYPEDPQHIVTREDFFTAKISRSVERTTFGVTASLEEYRNPLKGKHLETSSYIISGTISHAVSTKSKLIADLTVQRLEDNVLDTYTDVYLSGLRYEYRAWERTILALEYRYTNSYSPSNYYADYTNNRFIFEVKRDF; from the coding sequence TTGAGCGTTCTGTCGAGATCACTTGCCATAGCAGCAGTCGTCCTGGCAACCCTGCTGCTTCCGGGGGGGCTGGCCATGGCGGAGAACCATTTCCTGGCGTCGCTTACCGTCAGCGAAGAGTACAACGACAACATCTTCCTGGCTCCGCGGGGATGCACTCCCCCCTGTGCCGACACATCGAAGGTAGAGTTCGATTTCATCACGAAGGCCCTCCCTGCCGTAAGCATGACCTACCGGGCGCCCTTGTGGGACTGGGACGTGTCGCTCGCGTATAACTACTGGTATTACGCATTGTCGGGGTTCCATAACGACAAGAGCTTCGATGCCAGTCTTACCAACGAGACGAGGCTCGTGCGGGACCTCCTCTTTTTCGCAGTCCGCGATACCTACAACAGGGTGTCGCTCGACATCACACAGGACTACACGAAACAGAGCACATTCGTGAACCAGAGCGACCAGAATTTTCTGTCTGCGACCCCCTACATTACACTTCATGTGGACGACCGCACAACCGTGAATGCCGGGTATGAATACCAGAACATCTGGTACAAGGAGCCGGAGGTCGTCAATAGCGAGGTAACCGGCACGCTCCCAGTGCAGGCGGCCGGGACGGCCATTAATAAGGTCAATCATATAACCCACGCGGAAATGGTGCGCTCCCTGTCATCGCAGATGACGATGACACTCTCCGCGATCTACACCAAAGACGAGAACAAGATAGAGAATTACGACATGAGCACTCTGGAAGGGGGGCTCAGATACGAATACCTGGACGGCTCCAGCCTGATCGGCAAGTTCGGTTACATCTGGCTGCACCCAGCCATCCAGGATTCCTCGACCCAGCCCTACGGGAAAATCGCGTTCACCCACCAGTTCCCGAAGTTCCTGTTCAATTTCGAGAGCGGATTGATCTATCCCGAGGACCCTCAGCACATCGTGACAAGGGAAGACTTTTTCACGGCAAAGATCTCCCGGTCGGTCGAGAGGACCACTTTCGGCGTTACCGCGAGCCTGGAAGAATACCGGAATCCCCTCAAGGGGAAGCATCTGGAGACATCGTCTTACATCATAAGCGGCACGATAAGCCACGCGGTCAGCACGAAATCAAAACTCATCGCCGACCTGACCGTACAGCGGCTGGAGGACAACGTCCTTGACACGTACACGGACGTGTATCTTTCCGGGTTGCGCTATGAGTATCGGGCCTGGGAAAGAACGATCCTGGCCCTGGAATACCGTTACACGAACAGCTATTCCCCCAGCAACTATTACGCCGATTATACGAATAACCGCTTCATCTTTGAGGTCAAAAGGGATTTCTAG
- a CDS encoding UpxY family transcription antiterminator: MGLNWYALWVKSRHEFIARDELANKGVETFLPTVVKLQQWRDRKKNVEFPVFPGYLFVSLERSAEDFQRATKSRGTVALVCLEPGQPTPVVPEEIRALQALFACGLPFDVYSNLQEGARVRIERGPLQGIEGVLTKKREQHLFCVNIEILGRSVALRVCPDDIVQA; the protein is encoded by the coding sequence ATGGGACTCAACTGGTACGCTCTCTGGGTGAAGTCAAGGCATGAATTTATCGCCCGCGACGAGCTGGCGAACAAGGGCGTTGAGACGTTCCTCCCGACGGTCGTGAAGCTGCAGCAGTGGCGGGACAGGAAGAAGAACGTGGAATTTCCCGTATTCCCGGGCTATCTCTTTGTCTCCCTCGAGCGGTCAGCAGAGGATTTCCAGCGCGCGACCAAGTCACGGGGTACGGTGGCCTTGGTCTGCCTCGAGCCCGGCCAACCGACGCCGGTCGTGCCGGAAGAGATCCGGGCTCTCCAGGCCCTGTTCGCATGCGGCCTGCCCTTTGATGTGTACTCGAACTTGCAGGAGGGCGCCCGGGTGAGAATAGAGCGGGGACCGCTCCAAGGCATTGAAGGCGTACTGACGAAGAAGCGGGAACAGCATCTGTTTTGCGTGAACATCGAGATCCTCGGCAGAAGCGTCGCTCTGAGGGTCTGTCCGGACGACATAGTGCAGGCATAG
- a CDS encoding XrtA/PEP-CTERM system-associated ATPase yields MYEQFFELKRKPFELVPNPEFLFLGATHKKAMTYLNYVVHEGAGFMVLTGEVGSGKTTLIRDFINHLDDRTTLARVFNTRVDFEQLLAMINDDFGLDSAGKNKVTLLKEINQFLIEEHGKGRLPVLIIDEAQDLTPAVLEEVRLLSNLETPDAKLLQIILVGQPELGQMLSLAELRQLRQRVSIICHLNPLTRRECEDYIHHRLTVAGNGDAVQFSPEAMDKIYSFSSGIPRLVNILCNFLLLTAFAEETKSIDEGMVDEIIKDIQGDIPDHPGNDGNGGHPAPRQTLEPSSAEGGDLSAPSPALHAQYDEKNKMMLLFMLVLMLDDMGNRVKALEKEHACVKVRDLNGLAHGLELLEKCEHQTQ; encoded by the coding sequence ATGTACGAACAATTCTTTGAGTTGAAAAGAAAACCCTTTGAGCTTGTGCCGAACCCCGAGTTCCTGTTCCTCGGCGCAACGCATAAAAAGGCCATGACTTATCTCAACTATGTCGTGCACGAGGGTGCGGGTTTCATGGTGCTCACCGGCGAAGTGGGCTCGGGCAAGACCACGCTCATCAGGGACTTCATCAACCACCTCGACGACCGGACCACTCTGGCAAGGGTGTTCAATACCCGGGTGGACTTCGAGCAGCTGCTCGCCATGATCAATGATGATTTCGGCCTGGACAGTGCGGGCAAGAACAAGGTCACGCTCCTAAAGGAGATCAATCAGTTCCTTATCGAGGAGCACGGGAAAGGGCGTTTGCCGGTCCTCATCATCGACGAAGCACAGGATCTCACGCCGGCAGTGCTCGAAGAGGTCAGGCTGCTGTCGAATCTGGAGACCCCCGATGCCAAGCTGCTCCAGATCATCCTCGTGGGCCAGCCCGAGCTGGGCCAGATGCTTTCCCTGGCCGAGCTGCGGCAGCTTCGGCAGCGGGTCAGCATCATCTGCCATCTTAATCCGCTCACGAGGCGCGAATGCGAGGACTATATCCATCACCGGCTCACCGTCGCCGGGAACGGAGACGCCGTGCAGTTCTCGCCTGAAGCGATGGATAAGATTTATTCCTTCAGCTCCGGCATCCCGAGGCTGGTGAACATCCTCTGCAATTTTCTTCTGCTGACCGCCTTTGCCGAGGAAACAAAGTCGATTGATGAGGGGATGGTGGACGAGATCATCAAGGACATCCAGGGAGACATCCCCGACCACCCCGGGAATGACGGGAACGGAGGGCACCCGGCGCCGCGGCAAACGCTCGAACCGTCTTCCGCTGAAGGAGGGGACCTTTCTGCGCCTTCCCCGGCATTGCATGCACAGTATGATGAAAAAAATAAAATGATGCTGCTGTTCATGCTGGTGCTGATGCTGGACGATATGGGTAACCGCGTAAAGGCCCTCGAGAAGGAGCATGCTTGCGTCAAGGTCCGCGACCTCAATGGCCTGGCTCACGGGCTGGAGCTCCTGGAAAAATGCGAGCACCAGACCCAGTGA